A single Nicotiana tabacum cultivar K326 chromosome 5, ASM71507v2, whole genome shotgun sequence DNA region contains:
- the LOC107800336 gene encoding uncharacterized protein LOC107800336 gives MEYERIHKVQNGILSPSKLRMKLIGAHNQKKKEGSNSNSSRTSPARLEDSEFVKNSLLATQSGDFEDEYSNIEVTANKLPGNSLLNSSQGDETSNSCLPKETSEAARAKRQQFSKIDGGNSSSVHPVKGCEDENIDYDSTSSFEFHKGERSMHHHSMTTRSFSRPMSSKWNDAEKWIMNRQNVQANYSKKVHLQNQAHRGPAASMVRVAPESSGYESKLAVKKVDFCQPANQIVPEKFAFDQPGSHSQGNGANAVSLDLCPESKDLTEVVNRDSSCTKSLTEDRTVFPAIRSVSMRDMGTEMTPIPSQEPSRTATPVDATTPIRSPTSSIPSTPRRGEPAPTPTPTENCIGNASQNSTENNKKELSEEELKMKTRKEIVALGVQLGKMNIAAWASKDEKDKSEAEAAEVARMEYAKRAAAWEEAEKSKHSASYKREEIKIQAWESQQKAKLEAEMRKIEAQVEQMRAQAQAKMVKKIAMARQRSEEKRAAAEARRNQQAEKTTEQVEYIRQTGRLPSSSFSCCGWL, from the exons ATGGAGTACGAGAGGATTCACAAAGTGCAG AATGGTATATTATCTCCAAGTAAGTTAAGGATGAAACTAATTGGAGCTCACAatcagaagaagaaagaaggatcaAATAGTAATTCTTCAAGAACTTCTCCTGCTAGGCTTGAGGATTCTGAGTTTGTCAAAAACAGTTTGTTGGCTACCcaaagtggagattttgaggatGAAT ATTCCAATATAGAAGTTACTGCAAATAAATTGCCAGGAAATTCATTGCTAAATTCTAGTCAAGGTGATGAGACTTCAAATTCATGCCTGCCAAAGGAAACTTCGGAAGCTGCTCGTGCAAAAAGGCAGCAATTTTCTAAAATAGATGGCGGAAATTCTAGTTCGGTTCATCCAGTTAAAGGATGTGAAGATGAGAATATCGATTATGATAGTACATCCAGCTTCGAGTTTCATAAAGGGGAGAGATCAATGCACCACCATTCCATGACAACAAGGTCGTTTTCACGGCCCATGTCTTCCAAGTGGAATGATGCAGAGAAGTGGATAATGAATAGGCAAAATGTGCAAGCTAATTATTCGAAAAAGGTTCATTTACAGAACCAAGCACACCGGGGGCCTGCCGCAAGCATGGTTAGAGTAGCTCCGGAATCTAGTGGTTATGAAAGTAAGTTAGCAGTTAAGAAGGTTGATTTTTGTCAACCTGCAAATCAGATAGTGCCCGAGAAGTTTGCTTTTGATCAACCTGGTTCTCATAGTCAAGGAAATGGTGCGAATGCCGTGTCACTTGATCTTTGCCCTGAAAGTAAGGATTTGACAGAGGTGGTCAATAGGGATTCTTCTTGTACAAAGAGTTTAACAGAAGATAGAACAG TTTTCCCCGCAATAAGATCAGTCTCGATGAGAGACATGGGAACAGAAATGACTCCTATTCCAAGTCAGGAGCCTTCAAGAACAGCTACACCTGTTGACGCAACGACCCCAATCCGCAGCCCTACTTCTTCAATCCCATCTACACCTCGTAGAGGAGAGCCAGCGCCAACGCCAACGCCTACAGAGAATTGCATCGGCAATGCTTCTCAAAATTCAACAGAAAACAATAAAAAAGAATTGTCGGAGGAAGAATTAAAGATGAAGACAAGAAAAGAGATTGTAGCCCTTGGTGTCCAACTCGGTAAAATGAATATAGCTGCTTGGGCGAGCAAGGATGAGAAGGATAAGAGCGAGGCTGAAGCAGCTGAGGTTGCACGGATGGAATATGCTAAAAGGGCAGCTGCTTGGGAGGAAGCTGAAAAGTCAAAGCACTCTGCAAG TTATAAGCGTGAAGAGATAAAAATCCAAGCTTGGGAAAGCCAGCAGAAAGCAAAGCTAGAAGCAGAGATGAGGAAAATAGAG GCACAAGTCGAACAAATGAGAGCACAAGCTCAAGCAAAGATGGTGAAGAAGATCGCAATGGCAAGACAAAGATCAGAAGAAAAGCGAGCTGCAGCTGAAGCTAGAAGAAATCAGCAAGCTGAAAAAACTACAGAGCAAGTTGAATACATACGTCAAACAGGTCGACTTCCATCTTCTTCCTTCTCGTGTTGTGGCTGGTTATGA